The following coding sequences are from one Pelagovum sp. HNIBRBA483 window:
- the rpmG gene encoding 50S ribosomal protein L33 encodes MAKPTTIKIRLNSSAGTGHFYVTKKNARTMTEKMVVRKYDPVARKHVEYKEGKIK; translated from the coding sequence ATGGCGAAGCCGACCACCATCAAGATCCGCCTGAACTCCAGCGCGGGGACCGGCCACTTCTATGTGACCAAAAAGAATGCACGCACCATGACCGAGAAAATGGTCGTTCGTAAATACGATCCGGTTGCACGCAAGCACGTCGAATACAAAGAAGGTAAGATCAAGTAA
- the hisN gene encoding histidinol-phosphatase → MGSQSNEYDIEELLRVATTLADIAAPETLRHFRASSLSVDNKDSSGFDPVTVADRAAEQAMRAYLAEHRPRDGLLGEEFGASAGTNDLTWIIDPIDGTRGYMSGTPTWGTLIGLRDADGPVLGLIDQPYIGERFIGANGRAWMSGPHGERAIATRQGSTLETAILFSTFPEVGSAEERKAFEAVSAYARLTRFGMDCYAYALVAMGQVDLVIEAGLNAYDIQAPLALIEAAGGVVTDWEGQPVTAGGRVIAAGNKTVYAEALAVIRSTLN, encoded by the coding sequence ATGGGGTCGCAGTCAAACGAGTATGACATCGAAGAGTTGTTGCGTGTCGCGACCACGTTGGCCGATATCGCAGCGCCGGAGACACTCCGGCACTTTCGGGCGTCATCTCTCTCCGTCGATAATAAAGACAGCTCCGGCTTCGATCCGGTCACGGTCGCTGATCGGGCAGCAGAGCAAGCAATGCGTGCCTATCTCGCGGAACACCGCCCGCGTGACGGCCTCCTCGGTGAGGAATTCGGCGCAAGCGCGGGGACGAATGACCTCACATGGATCATTGACCCGATTGATGGAACCCGTGGCTACATGTCCGGCACCCCGACCTGGGGCACGCTGATTGGGCTGCGGGATGCTGACGGCCCAGTCCTTGGCTTAATCGACCAGCCCTATATTGGTGAGCGGTTCATCGGCGCGAACGGGCGTGCGTGGATGAGCGGGCCGCATGGCGAACGTGCGATCGCGACGCGGCAAGGCTCTACACTCGAAACAGCGATCTTGTTCTCGACCTTCCCTGAAGTCGGCAGTGCTGAGGAGCGGAAAGCTTTCGAGGCCGTTTCCGCTTATGCGCGGCTCACACGCTTTGGCATGGATTGTTACGCCTATGCGCTCGTTGCGATGGGGCAGGTCGATCTGGTGATCGAAGCCGGACTGAATGCCTACGACATTCAAGCGCCACTCGCTCTTATTGAAGCCGCTGGCGGTGTTGTCACTGATTGGGAAGGCCAGCCTGTCACCGCAGGTGGCCGCGTCATCGCCGCTGGCAATAAAACAGTCTACGCCGAAGCGCTGGCTGTGATCCGGTCGACCCTGAACTAG
- a CDS encoding NADPH:quinone oxidoreductase family protein — protein MLRSFKVTAYGQLPALCELKRETLAKGEIRLRIRACGLNFADLLMVEGRYQDTPPTPFTPGLEVAGDVIEITEGCGEISVGQRVAVFCGAGGLAEEGVFEAAACLPIPDGMPDEHAAGFQIAYGTSHLALTRRARLRAGERLLVLGAAGGVGLTAVEIGKAMGAHVTAVARGAEKCATAQAAGADEVLDSDLGLERLIAEVKGAGGADVVYDPVGGELFTLAMKSARREARILSIGFASGTVPPVAANHLLVKNIDLIGFYWGGYMKFAPDVLRESLTDLMSLYEAGKICPHISHQLPFERALEGLELLRERKSTGKVVITMG, from the coding sequence ATGCTAAGATCCTTCAAAGTGACAGCCTACGGTCAACTTCCGGCGCTTTGCGAGCTTAAACGCGAAACACTCGCCAAGGGCGAAATTCGGCTGCGTATCCGCGCTTGCGGTTTGAACTTTGCTGACCTCCTGATGGTTGAAGGGCGCTATCAGGATACACCCCCTACCCCTTTTACGCCGGGACTGGAGGTTGCGGGTGACGTGATCGAGATCACTGAGGGGTGCGGCGAAATTTCAGTCGGGCAGCGGGTTGCTGTGTTTTGCGGGGCCGGCGGGCTTGCGGAAGAAGGTGTGTTCGAGGCAGCGGCATGCCTGCCGATCCCCGACGGCATGCCGGATGAACATGCAGCGGGATTCCAAATCGCCTACGGCACATCGCACCTTGCCCTGACGCGGCGGGCACGGCTCCGGGCTGGTGAACGCCTGTTGGTTCTCGGTGCAGCGGGAGGCGTTGGCCTGACTGCGGTGGAGATCGGAAAGGCAATGGGTGCGCACGTTACTGCCGTTGCGCGCGGTGCGGAGAAATGCGCGACAGCGCAAGCCGCCGGAGCTGATGAAGTTCTTGATTCCGATTTGGGGCTGGAGCGCCTGATTGCGGAGGTAAAAGGCGCTGGTGGCGCGGATGTCGTCTATGATCCGGTGGGGGGCGAGTTATTCACGCTGGCGATGAAATCGGCACGACGGGAAGCGCGGATTCTGAGCATCGGGTTTGCATCAGGCACGGTGCCGCCGGTCGCGGCGAACCATCTGCTCGTCAAGAATATCGACCTGATCGGTTTCTACTGGGGCGGCTATATGAAATTCGCGCCGGATGTTCTGCGCGAGAGCCTCACCGATCTGATGTCGCTCTATGAAGCAGGAAAAATCTGCCCTCATATCAGTCACCAGTTGCCATTTGAGCGGGCGTTGGAGGGGCTTGAGCTGCTGCGGGAGCGCAAGTCGACGGGCAAAGTCGTGATAACGATGGGTTAA
- a CDS encoding 8-oxoguanine deaminase, with protein MGQKTIIRKADSILTMDDQRRELVQADILFEDGVVIAVGEDLDAPLANEVSGVGCIVTPGLVNTHHHLYQTLTRAVPGGQDALLFGWLQTLYPIWSRFGPEEMFVSAQIGLAELALSGCTLTSDHLYLFPNGSRLDDTIAAASETGLRFHPTRGAMSIGESGGGLPPDDLVEKEAAILDDCIRVIDAHHDASEGAMVRVGVAPCSPFSVSRELMRDAALLARDKGVMLHTHLAENDEDIAYSEAKFGCRPGQYAEDLGWTGDDVWHAHCVKLDVQEIDLFARTGTGVAHCPCSNCRLGSGVAPVRAMRDQGVKVGLGVDGSASNDQGNLVLEARQAMLLQRVSRGADAMSSREALEIATRGGADVLGRSDVGRIAVGKRADIAMWDTRGIESAGSWDPAALLLAGPSKVRNLFVEGRQVVADGTMTTIDLPKVIARQNALARMLVS; from the coding sequence ATGGGACAAAAAACAATCATCAGGAAAGCAGACTCCATCCTCACGATGGATGACCAGCGCCGCGAGTTGGTTCAGGCCGATATTCTTTTCGAGGACGGCGTCGTTATCGCGGTGGGCGAGGACCTCGATGCACCGCTGGCAAATGAGGTTTCCGGCGTCGGTTGCATCGTGACCCCTGGCCTCGTCAATACCCACCACCACCTCTACCAGACCCTCACCCGCGCGGTGCCGGGTGGGCAGGATGCGCTCCTCTTTGGCTGGCTGCAAACGCTCTATCCGATCTGGTCCCGTTTTGGGCCGGAAGAGATGTTCGTATCTGCGCAGATTGGTCTTGCGGAACTGGCGCTGTCGGGCTGCACATTGACCTCCGATCATCTTTACTTGTTTCCCAACGGGTCACGGCTTGATGATACTATCGCTGCTGCCTCCGAAACAGGACTGCGCTTTCATCCCACCCGCGGTGCAATGAGCATCGGAGAAAGCGGTGGCGGGCTGCCACCTGATGATCTTGTTGAAAAAGAAGCCGCTATACTCGACGATTGCATCCGCGTGATCGATGCCCATCACGATGCAAGCGAAGGCGCGATGGTGCGCGTCGGCGTCGCGCCTTGCTCCCCCTTTTCCGTTTCACGCGAACTGATGCGGGATGCCGCTTTGCTGGCGCGGGACAAGGGCGTCATGCTGCATACACACCTTGCCGAAAACGATGAAGACATTGCCTATTCCGAGGCAAAATTCGGCTGCCGCCCCGGCCAATACGCTGAAGATCTTGGATGGACGGGCGATGATGTCTGGCATGCTCATTGCGTGAAGCTTGATGTACAGGAGATCGACCTTTTCGCCCGTACCGGCACAGGTGTCGCCCATTGTCCTTGTTCCAACTGCAGGCTTGGTTCCGGTGTGGCTCCTGTCCGTGCGATGCGGGATCAGGGCGTGAAAGTTGGGCTTGGGGTTGATGGTTCAGCCAGCAATGATCAAGGCAATCTGGTACTTGAGGCGCGTCAAGCCATGCTTCTTCAGCGGGTTTCGCGCGGGGCTGATGCCATGAGTTCCCGCGAAGCGCTTGAAATTGCCACAAGAGGCGGTGCCGATGTCTTGGGACGCTCTGATGTCGGCCGGATAGCGGTCGGAAAGCGAGCTGACATTGCCATGTGGGATACACGAGGTATCGAAAGCGCGGGTTCGTGGGATCCTGCTGCCCTCTTGCTGGCAGGCCCTTCTAAAGTCCGCAACCTCTTTGTCGAAGGTCGCCAAGTGGTGGCCGACGGTACGATGACGACGATCGACCTGCCCAAAGTCATCGCCCGTCAGAACGCGCTGGCACGGATGCTGGTTAGCTAA
- a CDS encoding helix-turn-helix domain-containing protein, which yields MKHPVDVHVGKRIRHRRWMNGTTQQQLAEKVGIKFQQIQKYETGMNRVSASRLWDIGHALNVPISFFFEGLEQDDASVHGAADLPSDILADKEALELLRSYYTMPENQRRRLFDLARVLSDAA from the coding sequence ATGAAACACCCTGTTGACGTCCATGTTGGCAAGCGTATCCGGCATCGTCGTTGGATGAATGGTACGACGCAACAGCAATTGGCTGAAAAGGTTGGTATCAAGTTCCAACAGATTCAAAAATACGAAACTGGCATGAACCGCGTATCCGCTTCCCGTCTTTGGGATATCGGTCATGCTTTGAATGTCCCGATCTCCTTCTTCTTTGAGGGGTTGGAGCAGGACGACGCTTCCGTACATGGTGCCGCCGACCTCCCGAGTGATATCCTGGCGGATAAAGAGGCGCTGGAGCTTCTCCGTTCGTACTACACGATGCCGGAAAACCAGCGCCGCCGTCTGTTCGATCTGGCCCGCGTTCTGAGCGACGCTGCCTGA
- a CDS encoding Bax inhibitor-1 family protein, whose translation MANYQTVRTAAGARTAEIDEGLRAHMNKVYGTMSVGLLVTAGVSWAIGSNDALLSIFRDPATLQPNILGWIAMFLPLGMVFLFGGAINRLSAAGAQTFFYAFAGAMGLSIAWIFKAFTDVSIAQTFLITAISFAGLSLWGYTTKKDISGWGSFLIMGVIGLVVAMIVNIFLQSPAIYFAVSILGVLIFAGLTAYDTQKIKNDYIQHAKSMDSEWLAKSAIMGALNLYLDFINLFMFLLQFLGNRE comes from the coding sequence ATGGCTAACTATCAGACGGTCCGGACCGCGGCAGGTGCCCGCACTGCCGAGATCGATGAGGGCCTTCGCGCACATATGAACAAAGTCTACGGAACGATGTCCGTGGGCCTACTGGTTACGGCGGGTGTTTCTTGGGCGATCGGTTCGAACGATGCGCTTCTGTCGATCTTCCGTGATCCGGCAACCTTGCAGCCGAACATCCTCGGCTGGATTGCAATGTTCCTGCCGCTCGGGATGGTGTTCCTGTTTGGTGGCGCAATCAACCGCCTCTCCGCTGCCGGCGCGCAAACGTTCTTCTACGCATTTGCCGGCGCAATGGGCCTGTCGATTGCATGGATTTTCAAGGCGTTCACAGATGTCTCGATCGCGCAGACCTTCCTGATCACCGCGATCTCTTTCGCGGGGCTCAGCCTTTGGGGCTACACCACGAAAAAGGACATCTCCGGTTGGGGATCGTTCCTCATCATGGGTGTGATCGGGCTCGTGGTTGCGATGATCGTCAACATCTTCCTGCAGTCGCCGGCGATCTACTTTGCCGTATCGATCCTCGGTGTGCTGATTTTTGCAGGCCTCACCGCCTATGACACGCAGAAGATCAAGAACGACTATATCCAGCACGCAAAGTCGATGGACAGCGAGTGGCTCGCCAAATCAGCGATCATGGGGGCACTGAACCTCTACCTCGACTTCATCAACCTGTTCATGTTCCTGCTGCAATTCCTGGGCAACCGCGAATAA